Proteins from a single region of Bradyrhizobium diazoefficiens:
- a CDS encoding cupin domain-containing protein, whose amino-acid sequence MRENVIGRANVEDTPELKAYYKDLEKHEAGALWTVANKIEPWAPQSTSVPVLWRYKDLREHVLRSVELVSPEKAGRRVIYLNNPGRRDVSAAVGWLYSGLQVMHPGEVATAHAHSASALRFIMEGAGAYTIVDGHKMTLGARDFVLTPNGTWHEHGVEGNGSVCIWQDGLDIPLVNALEANFFAVHPKIQQEPSGYPVDDMSRTWGNPGLRPADSRWSKGYSPMFKYEWEPTYDSLQKYAAATDGSPYDGILMNYVNPVTGGHVMQTIGASMQLLRPGEKTKSHRHTGSFIYQVAKGQGYSIIGGKRLEWEERDIFCVPSWAWHEHGNASANEDACLFCFNDLPVIEGLGLYREEAYGDNGGYQSAAA is encoded by the coding sequence ATGCGCGAGAACGTGATCGGCCGGGCCAATGTCGAGGATACGCCCGAGCTCAAGGCCTATTACAAGGATCTCGAAAAGCACGAAGCGGGTGCGCTCTGGACGGTCGCCAACAAGATCGAGCCATGGGCGCCGCAATCGACCTCAGTTCCCGTGCTGTGGCGCTACAAGGATCTGCGCGAGCACGTGCTGCGATCGGTCGAGCTGGTCTCGCCGGAGAAGGCGGGACGGCGGGTGATCTACCTCAACAATCCCGGCCGCCGCGACGTGTCGGCCGCGGTCGGCTGGCTCTATTCGGGATTGCAGGTGATGCATCCTGGCGAAGTGGCCACGGCCCATGCCCATTCGGCCTCGGCGCTCCGCTTTATCATGGAAGGGGCGGGCGCCTACACCATCGTCGACGGTCACAAAATGACGCTGGGTGCGCGAGATTTCGTGCTGACGCCGAACGGCACCTGGCACGAGCACGGTGTCGAAGGCAACGGCTCGGTCTGCATCTGGCAGGATGGTCTCGACATTCCGCTGGTCAACGCGCTGGAAGCCAATTTCTTCGCCGTGCATCCAAAAATCCAGCAGGAGCCATCCGGCTATCCCGTGGACGACATGAGCAGGACCTGGGGCAATCCCGGTCTTCGGCCGGCCGACTCGCGCTGGTCGAAGGGCTATTCCCCCATGTTCAAATACGAGTGGGAGCCGACTTATGACTCCTTGCAAAAATATGCGGCGGCGACGGATGGCTCGCCTTACGACGGCATCCTCATGAACTACGTCAATCCGGTCACCGGAGGGCATGTGATGCAGACGATCGGCGCGAGCATGCAGTTGCTGCGGCCGGGTGAAAAGACCAAGTCGCACCGCCACACCGGCAGCTTCATCTACCAGGTCGCCAAGGGGCAAGGCTATTCGATCATCGGCGGCAAGCGGCTCGAATGGGAGGAGCGCGACATCTTTTGCGTTCCCTCCTGGGCCTGGCACGAGCACGGCAATGCCTCAGCGAACGAAGACGCCTGCCTCTTCTGCTTCAACGATCTGCCCGTCATCGAAGGCCTCGGACTCTATCGGGAAGAGGCCTATGGCGACAACGGCGGCTACCAATCGGCGGCGGCCTGA
- a CDS encoding thioesterase family protein codes for MTKFSFDRELRFGDCDPSGIAYFPSYLNILNGVVEDFWAAIGFPWPELITVRKIGTPTVHLTCDFSRPSMFGDLLTFNLRIDQVGGSSLHLEHVVSGANGMRWRARQILAATSLVGHHAIPWSDDIRAALMANVGKGTEATPA; via the coding sequence ATGACGAAGTTTTCGTTCGACCGCGAGCTCAGGTTTGGAGACTGCGATCCCTCCGGGATCGCGTACTTCCCGTCCTATCTGAACATCCTCAACGGCGTCGTCGAAGACTTCTGGGCGGCGATCGGCTTTCCGTGGCCGGAATTGATCACGGTCCGGAAGATCGGGACGCCGACGGTGCATCTGACTTGCGATTTCTCCCGGCCGTCGATGTTCGGCGATCTCCTGACCTTCAACTTGCGCATCGATCAGGTCGGCGGATCATCTCTCCATCTGGAGCACGTCGTTTCGGGCGCGAATGGCATGCGCTGGCGCGCGCGACAGATTCTGGCCGCGACCTCACTGGTGGGTCACCATGCGATCCCGTGGTCAGATGACATCCGCGCCGCGCTGATGGCGAATGTGGGCAAGGGTACCGAGGCAACGCCAGCATGA
- a CDS encoding fumarylacetoacetate hydrolase family protein → MRLVTYTLGSSGARLGVLVNGLVVDVEHLGASSGVTWSSDMLSFIDNSVTLLPALRARLEEANGRFPAGSAVAIEDVKLQAPIPRPRKNIFGIGLNYRAHVAESAKSLDTSKDLPKQPVVFSKPPTCVIGLGAAIQHNAKMTQQLDWEVELAVIIGKTATRISTERAMDHVFGYSVMIDISARDNRRAGQWIFSKGMDTYAPFGPCIVTADEIPNPHDLRLWLTKNGIMKQDSNTKYMIFDIPVLISDISSGITLEPGDIIATGTPEGVGAGMSPQEWLWPGDVVEAGVDGVGVLRHPVVAI, encoded by the coding sequence ATGCGTCTCGTCACCTACACCTTGGGCTCCAGCGGAGCCCGTCTCGGCGTTCTCGTCAACGGATTGGTCGTCGATGTCGAGCACCTCGGTGCGTCCAGCGGCGTGACATGGTCGAGCGATATGCTGTCCTTCATCGACAACAGTGTGACCCTGCTGCCAGCGCTCAGGGCTCGTTTGGAGGAGGCCAACGGTCGCTTCCCGGCCGGTTCCGCCGTTGCAATCGAGGACGTCAAGCTGCAAGCCCCGATCCCGCGGCCCCGAAAAAACATCTTCGGTATAGGGCTGAACTATCGCGCGCATGTGGCGGAATCGGCCAAGAGCCTCGATACGAGCAAGGACCTGCCGAAGCAGCCGGTGGTCTTCTCCAAGCCGCCGACCTGCGTGATCGGCCTCGGCGCGGCGATCCAGCACAACGCGAAGATGACGCAGCAGCTCGACTGGGAAGTCGAGCTCGCCGTCATCATCGGCAAGACGGCAACGCGCATCTCGACCGAGAGGGCGATGGACCACGTCTTCGGCTATTCCGTGATGATCGATATTTCCGCGCGCGACAATCGCCGCGCCGGCCAATGGATCTTCTCCAAGGGCATGGACACCTATGCGCCGTTCGGCCCCTGCATCGTCACCGCGGACGAGATTCCCAATCCGCATGATCTGCGGCTCTGGCTGACCAAGAATGGGATTATGAAGCAGGACTCCAACACCAAATACATGATCTTCGACATCCCGGTTCTGATATCGGACATTTCGTCCGGCATCACGCTTGAGCCAGGCGACATCATTGCAACGGGAACGCCGGAAGGCGTTGGCGCCGGCATGAGCCCGCAGGAATGGCTGTGGCCAGGTGACGTGGTCGAGGCCGGGGTCGACGGTGTCGGTGTCCTCAGGCATCCCGTTGTTGCGATCTGA